CATTCTATGCGATTTTCAACCAGAATGTTATCCACAAAAACTTGACTGAAGACCGCTACCGCTAAACCCGGTATCACTAACAGTAAACCGGATAAAATGCAATACAAAATTGCTCCGGTTGACCCTTTGAGGCGGTGATATAACGCTGCTGTCATGCTCGGTTTTCGCCCGCCTTTTTTGAACTCCGGTCCGGGTTCCATCACCAATACAATTCCGGTGTAAGCGCGATCGAATTCGGCAAACGAAATGCGTCTCGGCCCTTCTGCCGGATCGTTTAAATAGACTTCATCTTTGACAAATCCTTCAACGACCAAAAAGTGATTGAAATTCCAAAAAACGATAAAGGGAGGCTTGAGGAGTTTGAGCTTGCTCGGGTCTTTTTTGAATCCTTTGGCTTGCAGTCCGTAGGTGCGTGCCGCTTTCACCACATTAGCAGCATTGCTTCCGTCGCGAGAGACTCCACAAGTAATTCGCAATTCCGGTAACGGAACAATTCTGCCATAATAGCTTAGAATAATTCCTAAGGAAGCAGCACCGCATTCAACTCCTTCCATTTGGAGTAAGGTGGGAGTTTTCACTCGCTTGGGAATTTGCTCTTTTTTTTGCTTGGTTGCTTGGGTCATGAGGTTGTGGTGAATCTAGTGAATTTTTAAACTATTTCTTCTGCCGATCGCAAGATTATCGTAAACGTTAGGTTTCTTTTCCTGTTTAAACTTTTTTTTTACTGTTGCTCGATCTGGAACTCTCTCAGCTAGATTTCTTGCCATGTTTTCCCGGAAGTGCGAGTATCAATATTACCATTGAATTCCGGGTTTTTCGCAACTGGGATCTATTTTGCCCAAACGTCGCGATTAATGGTGAAATGGGAGAGGCGATCGGTAATCCTGAAGAGTAATACCGACCCCGTAAGCCTGATACTGCGCAATTTCCCTGTTAACAAAACTTTGGACTTTCAGTAGAATGGCTTTACAATCTGGACATCAATAACTGTCCTTGTTTCCGCAAGTGTACTCGTCTATGACATTAACCAAGTCTTATGCCATCCCCACCACTCGTACCACAGAGCGTACTATTGGGCGCAACTACCAAGGATTAGTAATGCTCTTGCTAATCACCGTAGGGTTGCTTGGCGGGCTGGGCAGTCGGTTAATGCAACTGCAACTGGTGGAAGGACAAAACTACGAGCAAGACGCCAAAAATAATCGCATTCGCGTTATCCCCAAACAACCGGGACGAGGTAAAATTCTCGATCGCAACGGTACCATTCTCGCTGGTAGCAGTCTTTCCCACTCCGTCTATCTCTGGCCCCTCGCCAGTCGGAAAACCGAGTGGCCGACGACCCTCAAGCGCATCTCCGAGGTTCTCTCCATTCCCGAATCGGAAATCGAAGAGCGTTTGGCCAACGCCGAATACACCTCTCCCTATCTGCTGCGCATCGCCCGAGGATTAACTCCACAACAAGTGACGGCCTTAGCCGAATACAGTCGAGAACTGGAAGGGATTGAAATTGACGTAGAAGCGGCACGGGAATATCCTTATGGCGAAGTTGCCTCTCATGTCTTGGGCTACACCGGAGAAGTGGACGAAGAAGGACTCGAGCGCACGGAAAATCAGGGATATCGCCTCGGAGATATTATCGGGCAAATGGGTATTGAAGCGGCTCTGGAGAAAGAACTGCGCGGCGGATGGGGCGGCCGAGAAGTGGAAGTCGATAGCAAAGGACAAGTGGTGCGCATCCTCGACCACAAATCCTCTCAGTCCGGGGATGACGTGCGCTTAACCCTGGATTTAGAACTGCAAATGGCTGCTGAAGCGGCTCTGGGTGGCATGACTGGGGCTATTGTAGCGATGAACCCGCAAAATGGGGAAGTCTTAGCCATGGCGAGCAATCCTCGGTTTAATCCGAATATCTTTTCGACCCGCATTAGCGAAGCAGAATGGAAGAAACTGCAAGGCAAAGATCATCCCTTCGTCAATCGAGCCATTCAAGGATTTGCCCCAGCTTCTACGTTTAAAATTGTTACCACAGCAGCGGCGATCGAATCGGGTACTTATTCTCCCCATACCGTCCTTGCAACCTTTCCCTATTTGAAAGTGGGCAGTATTAAGTTTTGGGATTGGAACCAAGCTGGATTCGGTCCCTTGGGGTTTCGCGGTGCTATGGCTTGGAGTAGCGATACCTTTTTCTACCAGATTGCTCTGGGTATCGGTGGGGAAACCCTGATTGAATGGACGAGAAAATTTGGTTTTGGTCGTAAAACGGGTATTGAGCTGGCTCAGGAAGAATCTGCAGGCTTGGTGGCCGATGATGCCTGGAAGCGGGAAAATATCGGTCAAGAATGGTTTGTCGGAGATACGGTGAATATGTCTATCGGACAGGGCTATCTTTTGGCGTCTCCCCTGCAAGTGGCGGTGATGTTTGCAGTGGCGGCGAATGGTGGAGATTTGGTGAAACCTCATTTAGTGAAAACGGATGATGATGATTCGGTGTGGCGAGAGCCAGTTGGGTTGAGCGACGTGACGGTGGAAATTTTACAGTCGGGTTTGCGCCGGGTTGTTAGTTCCGGGACGGGGACGAAGATGAATACTCTCAGCTTACCCGCCAATGCCGGTAAAACCGGAACGGCGGAAGACCCTCCCCGTCTGTCTCATTCTTGGTATGGCGGTTATGCTCCATTGGATAAGCCAGAAGTGGTGATTGTGGCGTTTGGGCAAAACTCTGGTGGAGGTGGCGGTAAGGTTGCTGCTCCGAAAGTTCGTCAGGTGATGGAAGC
The Roseofilum casamattae BLCC-M143 genome window above contains:
- the mrdA gene encoding penicillin-binding protein 2 gives rise to the protein MTLTKSYAIPTTRTTERTIGRNYQGLVMLLLITVGLLGGLGSRLMQLQLVEGQNYEQDAKNNRIRVIPKQPGRGKILDRNGTILAGSSLSHSVYLWPLASRKTEWPTTLKRISEVLSIPESEIEERLANAEYTSPYLLRIARGLTPQQVTALAEYSRELEGIEIDVEAAREYPYGEVASHVLGYTGEVDEEGLERTENQGYRLGDIIGQMGIEAALEKELRGGWGGREVEVDSKGQVVRILDHKSSQSGDDVRLTLDLELQMAAEAALGGMTGAIVAMNPQNGEVLAMASNPRFNPNIFSTRISEAEWKKLQGKDHPFVNRAIQGFAPASTFKIVTTAAAIESGTYSPHTVLATFPYLKVGSIKFWDWNQAGFGPLGFRGAMAWSSDTFFYQIALGIGGETLIEWTRKFGFGRKTGIELAQEESAGLVADDAWKRENIGQEWFVGDTVNMSIGQGYLLASPLQVAVMFAVAANGGDLVKPHLVKTDDDDSVWREPVGLSDVTVEILQSGLRRVVSSGTGTKMNTLSLPANAGKTGTAEDPPRLSHSWYGGYAPLDKPEVVIVAFGQNSGGGGGKVAAPKVRQVMEAYFDLKKRRASGETP